Proteins from a single region of Dysosmobacter acutus:
- a CDS encoding AEC family transporter, with product MNQEVLSTAISSVALFLLLTIPGFLFARKNWISGEQMDGLSSIVVNYLSPATILNALIHNTLTPQLLLDAGTALGTMLAGIILGIVVGYLYMKLRRTGPNPGYITLFLMTFSNTGFIGIPLLQMLLGTDALLFAACGEVVNDLCIFSFGMMIAQVGCGQARRMNLRGLLNPCFLCAVGGVAILLSGIQLPELVNKLLSTAAGGTVPVVMFLIGAQLGKCDLKSLFGERRLYEIVALKLIGVPGLLFLLVYVLLGVQTFAVRAILLMTAMPCATICAILTRQYHGDADLASRAVMLSTLFSVVTIPFWVVVTAL from the coding sequence ATGAATCAAGAAGTCCTGTCCACCGCCATCTCTTCGGTCGCGCTGTTTTTGCTGCTGACCATCCCCGGCTTTCTCTTTGCGCGGAAAAACTGGATCAGCGGCGAACAGATGGACGGCCTGTCCAGTATTGTGGTCAACTACCTCTCTCCGGCCACCATCCTCAATGCTCTGATTCATAACACTCTGACGCCTCAGCTGCTGCTGGACGCCGGTACGGCGCTGGGCACCATGCTGGCCGGCATCATACTGGGCATTGTGGTCGGCTACCTCTATATGAAGCTGCGCAGAACAGGACCCAACCCGGGCTACATCACGCTGTTCCTCATGACCTTCTCCAACACCGGCTTCATCGGCATCCCCCTGCTGCAAATGCTTCTTGGCACCGACGCGCTGCTGTTCGCCGCCTGTGGGGAGGTGGTCAACGACCTGTGCATCTTCTCCTTCGGCATGATGATCGCCCAGGTGGGATGCGGCCAGGCCCGCCGCATGAACCTGCGGGGCCTTTTGAATCCCTGCTTTCTCTGCGCGGTGGGCGGTGTGGCGATTCTGCTCAGCGGCATACAGCTGCCGGAGCTGGTGAACAAGCTGCTCTCCACCGCCGCCGGAGGCACTGTGCCGGTGGTGATGTTCCTCATCGGCGCCCAGCTGGGCAAGTGTGACCTCAAGTCCCTGTTTGGAGAGCGCCGTCTCTATGAGATCGTCGCGCTGAAGCTCATAGGCGTGCCGGGGCTCCTTTTCCTGCTGGTCTATGTGCTCCTGGGCGTGCAGACCTTCGCCGTGCGGGCCATTCTTCTGATGACCGCCATGCCCTGCGCCACCATCTGCGCCATATTGACCCGTCAGTACCACGGGGATGCGGACCTTGCCTCCCGGGCGGTGATGCTCTCCACCCTCTTTTCTGTCGTCACCATTCCCTTCTGGGTGGTCGTGACAGCACTTTGA
- a CDS encoding copper amine oxidase N-terminal domain-containing protein encodes MKKILSLALALVLALALAVPSFAVETTAQKDIQVVLNGESVAFPDAKPELTSGRTMVPYRALMETLGGEVEYVTGGTITCKLGDTTLSFEAGGKVVTKTGADGKAETIQMDVPCYIKAGRTYVPVRFFAQALGYDVFWDSDDRAAVLVDKDALIEEIDKNFTVLNEALAKLVSDPDKNYKTTATANIALSSKDETGAEVKFDMKMDMTMIQDKQSLEMDAKIDMSSLLEEMDLDAAVKSGAMTAEEAEAMRQMFSNITIKMIYDYKNDVIYMNMPMMDALVAEDTTVNGETWYKMSLGLGDLSELASSATVGRTIYMMEKMVANMDANAPAQLYDAVKADAAAASAFLGDNAYSKVGSTYQWSFDKSKLDSETASLFDDLSMTIKANSDGSMKMTFKMGMTQEGSSVSVSGDGTMTKDSATITMNMDMGEMGTAKITMDMKMAVTTEKPAIAPPTGAQITDLGSLDEMMNSLAGAAGTAA; translated from the coding sequence ATGAAAAAAATCTTATCTCTGGCATTGGCGCTGGTACTGGCCCTTGCGCTGGCGGTACCTTCCTTTGCCGTGGAGACCACTGCCCAAAAGGACATCCAGGTGGTTCTCAACGGCGAATCGGTCGCCTTCCCCGACGCGAAGCCTGAGTTGACCTCCGGCCGCACCATGGTGCCTTATCGTGCCCTGATGGAGACCCTGGGCGGCGAAGTGGAGTATGTCACCGGCGGGACCATTACCTGCAAGTTAGGTGACACCACGCTGAGCTTTGAAGCCGGCGGCAAGGTGGTCACCAAGACCGGCGCTGACGGCAAGGCCGAGACCATCCAGATGGATGTCCCCTGCTATATCAAGGCCGGCCGCACCTATGTGCCTGTCCGTTTCTTTGCCCAGGCTCTGGGTTATGACGTGTTCTGGGACAGCGACGACCGCGCTGCCGTCCTGGTGGACAAGGACGCGCTGATCGAGGAAATCGACAAGAACTTTACCGTGCTCAATGAGGCACTGGCAAAGCTGGTCAGTGACCCCGACAAGAACTACAAGACCACCGCCACCGCCAACATCGCCCTGTCCTCCAAGGACGAGACCGGCGCTGAGGTCAAGTTCGACATGAAGATGGATATGACCATGATTCAGGATAAGCAGAGCCTGGAGATGGACGCCAAGATCGACATGTCCTCCCTGCTGGAGGAGATGGATCTGGATGCCGCGGTGAAGAGCGGCGCCATGACCGCTGAGGAAGCCGAGGCCATGCGCCAGATGTTCAGCAACATCACCATAAAGATGATCTATGACTATAAGAACGACGTCATCTACATGAACATGCCGATGATGGATGCGCTGGTCGCTGAGGACACCACGGTGAACGGCGAGACCTGGTACAAGATGAGCCTGGGCCTTGGTGATCTTTCCGAGCTGGCCAGCTCCGCCACCGTGGGCCGAACCATTTACATGATGGAGAAGATGGTGGCCAATATGGACGCCAATGCGCCTGCGCAGCTCTATGATGCCGTGAAGGCCGACGCTGCCGCCGCCAGCGCGTTCTTAGGCGACAACGCCTACTCCAAGGTGGGTTCCACCTATCAGTGGAGCTTTGACAAGTCCAAGCTGGACAGTGAGACCGCCTCCCTGTTTGACGATCTGTCCATGACCATCAAGGCCAACAGCGACGGCTCCATGAAGATGACCTTCAAGATGGGTATGACCCAGGAGGGCAGTAGCGTCAGCGTGTCCGGCGACGGCACCATGACCAAGGACTCCGCCACCATCACCATGAACATGGATATGGGCGAGATGGGCACTGCTAAGATCACCATGGACATGAAGATGGCGGTCACCACTGAAAAACCTGCCATCGCTCCCCCCACCGGCGCTCAGATCACCGACCTGGGCAGCCTGGACGAGATGATGAACTCCCTTGCCGGCGCCGCCGGCACCGCTGCGTAA
- a CDS encoding MetQ/NlpA family ABC transporter substrate-binding protein, with amino-acid sequence MKKVLSLVLALIAALSLSACGSGSVSSGSASSAGGSASSQPQTIQLGSGGTYADMIEVLAELVADKGYNVEVVLFDSNSGPADACSGGDIDGFIYNHAPWLEQYNKDNGTDFTEVSPLYYGRTALYSANHASLDELPDGSTIAIPNDSTNMENTLLFLQDLGLLELGEKTESFYTILDVVSNPKNIEFVETEISYTARSIEDCDAVVCTGQQIMEAGLDPNDFLAENESKKNYPIGLTVRAEDADSEWAAALDEALHSDEFRTRFDELYKGTLVLY; translated from the coding sequence ATGAAAAAGGTTCTTTCCCTTGTACTGGCCCTTATTGCGGCGCTTTCCCTGAGCGCCTGCGGGAGCGGCTCCGTCTCTTCCGGAAGCGCTTCCTCCGCCGGCGGCAGCGCCTCCTCTCAGCCCCAGACCATCCAGCTGGGCAGCGGCGGCACCTATGCGGACATGATTGAGGTCCTGGCGGAGCTGGTAGCCGACAAGGGGTACAATGTGGAGGTGGTTCTCTTCGACTCCAACTCCGGTCCGGCCGATGCCTGCAGCGGCGGTGACATCGATGGGTTCATCTACAACCACGCCCCCTGGCTGGAGCAGTACAACAAAGACAATGGTACTGATTTCACCGAGGTAAGCCCCCTGTACTATGGCCGCACCGCCCTCTACTCCGCCAATCACGCCTCCCTGGACGAGCTGCCCGATGGCTCCACCATTGCCATTCCAAACGACTCCACCAACATGGAGAACACGCTGCTCTTCCTTCAGGATCTGGGACTCCTTGAATTAGGAGAGAAAACTGAGAGCTTTTACACCATCCTGGATGTGGTCAGCAATCCCAAGAACATTGAATTTGTGGAGACTGAGATATCCTATACCGCCCGCAGCATTGAGGACTGTGATGCTGTTGTTTGTACCGGCCAGCAAATCATGGAAGCCGGCTTGGATCCCAATGACTTTTTGGCGGAGAACGAATCCAAGAAAAATTACCCCATCGGCCTGACCGTGCGCGCCGAGGACGCGGACAGCGAGTGGGCAGCGGCATTGGACGAGGCGCTGCACTCCGACGAGTTCCGCACCCGGTTCGACGAGCTCTACAAGGGAACTCTGGTTTTATATTGA
- a CDS encoding methionine ABC transporter ATP-binding protein, which translates to MIEIRGLCKHFDDFSALEDIHMTMESGKVYGLIGQSGSGKSTLLRCINGLTGYESGSLKVDGVEVSSLSGLEARRFRRDIGMIFQQFSLLKRLSVYDNVALPMRCWKYSKSEIDKRVTELLEMVHIADKRDALPTELSGGQKQRVAIARALTMNPKFLLCDEATSALDPNIAETIMDLLSDINQQLGITMIVVTHQLSILKSSCEQVYLLERGRLVAQGDITSFFSTPPQALRRLMGSQEAVEPTGGGTVLRLLPTRQQAAQPILSRMARELGQDFSVLKADREQYRHGAVTYLIIEVPNGLLPQVRDWLERRQIAWVAEPCGQSGKEAGPQWMQN; encoded by the coding sequence TTGATTGAAATACGCGGACTTTGCAAGCATTTTGACGACTTTTCCGCCCTGGAGGACATCCACATGACCATGGAGAGCGGAAAGGTCTACGGCCTTATCGGCCAGAGCGGCTCCGGAAAATCCACGCTGCTGCGCTGCATCAACGGCCTTACCGGCTACGAAAGCGGCAGCCTGAAAGTGGACGGTGTGGAGGTATCCTCTCTGTCCGGCCTGGAGGCCCGCCGGTTCCGCCGGGACATCGGCATGATTTTTCAGCAGTTTTCCCTGCTCAAGCGGCTGAGCGTCTACGACAACGTGGCGCTGCCCATGCGATGCTGGAAATACAGCAAAAGCGAGATCGACAAACGGGTCACGGAGCTTTTGGAGATGGTCCACATCGCCGACAAGCGGGACGCCCTGCCCACAGAGCTTTCCGGAGGCCAGAAGCAGCGGGTGGCCATTGCCCGGGCGCTGACCATGAATCCAAAATTCCTACTCTGCGACGAGGCCACCTCCGCCCTGGACCCCAACATTGCGGAAACCATTATGGACCTCCTTTCGGACATCAACCAGCAGTTAGGGATCACCATGATCGTCGTCACCCATCAGCTGTCCATCCTGAAGTCCTCCTGTGAGCAGGTTTATCTTTTGGAGCGGGGCCGCCTGGTGGCCCAAGGGGATATCACCTCCTTCTTCTCCACGCCTCCGCAGGCCCTGCGCCGCCTGATGGGCAGCCAGGAGGCCGTTGAACCCACCGGCGGCGGGACGGTGCTGCGCCTGCTGCCCACCCGTCAGCAGGCGGCCCAGCCCATCCTCTCCCGGATGGCCCGGGAGCTGGGCCAGGACTTCAGCGTCCTGAAAGCGGACCGGGAGCAGTACCGCCACGGCGCGGTCACCTACCTGATCATCGAGGTGCCCAATGGGCTCCTTCCCCAGGTCCGGGACTGGCTGGAGCGCCGGCAGATCGCATGGGTGGCGGAGCCCTGCGGGCAAAGCGGAAAGGAGGCGGGTCCCCAATGGATGCAGAACTGA
- a CDS encoding methionine ABC transporter permease, giving the protein MDAELIARFKKYFFGLIEPAIYDTLAMLAATMVLAILFGFVISVVLVSTRPGGLKPNRTIYSVLNFLVNFIRSFPIMILIVALLPVTRAVMGTTMGIRGAVFPLTVAATPFMARIFENAMVEVDPQLIEAARSFGASNLQIIFRVMLKEAVPSIVSGTTLATVTYLSATTIAGAIGAGGLGSIAMNYGYHRFDDMVLYTGVVILCILVQLIQLIGNQIYKRL; this is encoded by the coding sequence ATGGATGCAGAACTGATCGCAAGATTCAAGAAATACTTTTTCGGCCTCATTGAACCGGCCATTTACGACACATTGGCCATGTTGGCCGCCACCATGGTGCTGGCCATTTTGTTCGGCTTTGTCATCAGCGTAGTGCTGGTCTCCACCCGGCCCGGCGGTCTCAAGCCCAACAGGACCATCTACTCCGTGCTGAACTTCCTTGTAAATTTCATCCGCTCTTTCCCCATTATGATTCTCATAGTAGCCTTGCTGCCGGTGACCAGGGCCGTCATGGGCACCACCATGGGCATCCGTGGCGCCGTTTTCCCCCTGACCGTGGCCGCCACGCCCTTTATGGCCCGAATCTTTGAAAACGCCATGGTGGAGGTAGACCCCCAGCTCATTGAGGCCGCCCGGTCCTTCGGCGCCTCCAACCTTCAGATTATCTTTCGGGTGATGCTGAAAGAGGCCGTCCCCTCCATCGTTTCCGGCACCACCCTGGCCACGGTCACCTACCTGTCCGCCACCACCATCGCAGGCGCCATCGGCGCCGGGGGCCTGGGCTCCATCGCCATGAACTACGGATACCACCGCTTTGACGACATGGTGCTCTACACCGGCGTTGTCATATTGTGCATTCTGGTTCAGCTAATCCAGCTGATCGGCAACCAAATTTACAAGCGTCTGTAG
- a CDS encoding DUF169 domain-containing protein: MNEFTVKELAVRLSCAIDWPRQAVGVRFLFTKQQFADAQAIQLTKPINYCMMVKSATLGHAVKADASAHRCAAAARALGLALPDELHRSGRRGQVIRLYHDLGTAKYTRDRQTLCDHRAYGVMVKPLSQYADSEEPPHMVLIITNPYYAMRLIQGYTYYYGIQTNFKMSGLQAICSESTAYPYMSNNINLSTLCGGTRLYCKWSDSELAVSIPYSKFPLSVEGLLRTMDLQDSNEKKAVARQKLKDNGMEEEFPLQDDFNYCDIANAYN, translated from the coding sequence ATGAACGAGTTTACTGTCAAAGAGCTTGCGGTCCGGCTGAGCTGCGCCATCGACTGGCCCCGTCAGGCGGTCGGCGTCCGCTTTCTATTCACAAAGCAGCAGTTTGCGGACGCGCAGGCCATCCAGCTCACTAAGCCCATCAACTACTGCATGATGGTCAAGTCCGCCACATTGGGTCATGCTGTAAAGGCGGACGCCTCCGCCCACCGGTGCGCTGCCGCGGCCCGCGCCCTGGGACTGGCGCTTCCGGATGAATTGCACCGCAGCGGGCGCAGGGGACAGGTCATTCGCCTGTACCATGATTTGGGCACCGCAAAGTACACCCGGGACCGTCAGACCCTCTGTGACCACAGGGCCTACGGCGTCATGGTCAAGCCCCTCTCTCAGTATGCGGACTCCGAGGAGCCGCCCCACATGGTACTGATCATCACCAACCCCTATTATGCCATGCGTCTGATTCAGGGCTATACCTATTACTATGGCATCCAGACCAATTTCAAGATGTCCGGCCTCCAGGCGATCTGCTCCGAGTCCACCGCCTATCCCTACATGTCCAACAACATCAACCTCTCCACACTGTGCGGCGGAACCCGGCTGTACTGCAAGTGGAGCGACAGTGAGCTGGCGGTCTCCATCCCCTACAGCAAATTCCCGCTGAGCGTGGAGGGCCTCCTGCGCACCATGGACTTACAGGACAGCAATGAGAAAAAGGCGGTTGCCCGTCAAAAGCTCAAGGACAATGGAATGGAGGAGGAGTTCCCGCTTCAGGACGACTTCAACTACTGCGACATTGCCAACGCCTATAACTAA
- a CDS encoding LysR family transcriptional regulator: MNEQPKTAPVMGTENYVGRVMRSKGVDIKQIIYFVEIADREGYSAAAKSLSVSQPTLSVAIQKLEKEFGLNLFYYNAKKMNLTSEGKLFYSYARDFLAAYNRMVEGSWSISREIIGNVSIVAAPVLSKVYLGELLSIYHEKYPGVTIHVEGKCGTSGLELLESQDADFAMKMMPIDESKYDIIPMVNQNLKLGVHKSHRLASRKAVSFRELSNETFLTVSDDYSLYRQFMKNCENAGFTPNIALSSTDCDFLASLVSRNWGVFLMGQSIWDSVDNKNIRLLDVTDADVTWDLVLVSKKGRVMSNASVAFAELAREYFSGKLADGRPL, translated from the coding sequence ATGAACGAACAGCCAAAAACAGCCCCTGTCATGGGAACGGAAAATTACGTGGGCAGGGTGATGAGGAGCAAGGGCGTGGATATTAAGCAGATCATTTATTTTGTGGAGATTGCCGACCGGGAGGGTTATTCGGCGGCCGCAAAATCCCTCTCCGTGTCTCAGCCCACACTGAGCGTCGCCATCCAGAAACTGGAGAAGGAGTTTGGGCTGAATCTCTTTTACTACAACGCCAAAAAGATGAACCTTACCAGCGAGGGCAAGCTGTTTTACAGCTATGCCCGGGATTTTCTTGCGGCCTACAACCGAATGGTGGAGGGGTCGTGGAGCATCAGCCGGGAGATCATCGGCAATGTGTCCATCGTGGCCGCGCCTGTGCTGAGCAAGGTGTATCTGGGGGAGCTGCTGTCCATCTATCATGAGAAATACCCCGGCGTCACCATCCACGTGGAGGGCAAGTGCGGCACCAGCGGGCTGGAGCTGCTGGAGTCCCAGGACGCGGATTTCGCCATGAAGATGATGCCCATCGACGAGAGCAAGTATGACATCATTCCCATGGTCAACCAAAACCTGAAGTTAGGGGTCCACAAGAGCCACCGCCTTGCGTCCCGCAAAGCCGTCTCCTTCAGGGAGCTGAGCAACGAAACCTTTCTCACGGTCAGCGACGACTACTCCCTGTACCGCCAGTTTATGAAAAACTGCGAAAATGCCGGCTTCACTCCCAACATCGCCCTGTCCTCCACGGACTGCGACTTCCTTGCTTCACTGGTCAGCCGCAACTGGGGCGTGTTCCTCATGGGGCAGTCCATCTGGGATTCCGTGGACAACAAAAACATCCGCCTGCTGGATGTGACGGATGCGGACGTCACCTGGGACCTGGTGCTGGTCAGTAAAAAGGGCCGGGTGATGAGCAATGCCAGCGTGGCCTTTGCGGAGCTGGCAAGGGAGTACTTTTCAGGAAAGCTTGCAGACGGGAGGCCGTTGTAA
- a CDS encoding M24 family metallopeptidase, translated as MELWKEDPSYYGGDVLHQAKKEKIQKAMEENGLDAILLLKAETVRYATDFYVKGYRPFYEPEYLAVIPKGRDTVVGHTSGSDNYRIQIRSDIKDHRKLPGFSKWGEEVIKIFRDYGITSGRVGVELLPFEMYLQLKAEFPSMEFVDISKMWVDLTVVKHPEEIKHLRRAVEIAVVGCNAALEFCKPGKTEYEVAAYAEYKMRELGSEMTPFVTNIASGVNSAIFERISTEKVIQENEMVIIDLGSVYRGYTGDVGRSLCTGKPTDLQKQMYKVNYLALQEALNTVKPGNTCGDVDAAARRVIREMGFEKYEHKFATGHQLGYGLHGSPSINKGVDYVLRPGMVMAVEPRVTMFDRPEVGGTHMEQNILVTEDGYELLSKDLPFDADLMAD; from the coding sequence ATGGAACTGTGGAAAGAAGACCCTTCCTATTATGGCGGGGACGTACTGCATCAGGCCAAGAAGGAGAAGATCCAGAAGGCCATGGAGGAGAACGGACTGGACGCCATTTTGCTGCTGAAGGCGGAGACCGTCCGCTATGCCACTGACTTCTATGTCAAGGGCTACCGCCCCTTCTACGAGCCGGAATACCTGGCCGTGATCCCCAAGGGCCGGGATACCGTGGTGGGCCACACCTCCGGCAGCGACAACTACCGCATCCAGATCCGTTCCGACATCAAGGACCACCGCAAGCTGCCCGGCTTCTCCAAGTGGGGCGAGGAAGTCATCAAGATTTTCCGGGACTATGGCATCACCTCCGGCCGCGTGGGCGTGGAGCTGCTTCCCTTTGAGATGTACCTCCAGCTGAAGGCGGAGTTCCCCTCCATGGAGTTCGTGGACATCAGCAAGATGTGGGTGGATCTGACGGTTGTCAAGCACCCTGAGGAGATCAAGCACCTGCGCCGCGCCGTTGAGATCGCCGTGGTGGGCTGCAACGCCGCCCTGGAGTTCTGCAAGCCCGGCAAGACCGAGTACGAGGTGGCCGCCTATGCCGAGTACAAGATGCGTGAATTGGGCAGCGAGATGACGCCCTTTGTCACCAACATCGCCTCCGGCGTCAACTCCGCCATCTTTGAGCGCATCTCCACGGAGAAGGTCATCCAGGAAAACGAGATGGTCATCATCGACCTGGGCTCCGTGTACCGGGGCTACACCGGCGACGTGGGCCGCTCCCTGTGCACCGGCAAGCCCACCGACCTCCAGAAGCAGATGTATAAGGTCAACTACTTGGCCCTCCAGGAGGCGCTGAACACCGTCAAGCCCGGCAACACCTGCGGCGATGTGGACGCGGCCGCCCGCCGGGTTATCCGGGAGATGGGCTTTGAAAAGTACGAGCACAAGTTCGCCACCGGCCACCAGTTGGGATACGGCCTCCATGGCTCCCCCTCCATCAACAAGGGCGTGGATTACGTGCTGCGTCCGGGCATGGTTATGGCTGTGGAGCCCCGGGTCACCATGTTCGACCGTCCCGAGGTGGGCGGCACCCACATGGAGCAGAACATTCTGGTCACCGAAGACGGCTACGAGCTGCTGAGCAAGGACCTGCCTTTCGACGCCGACCTGATGGCAGACTGA
- a CDS encoding tripartite tricarboxylate transporter permease gives MAEIATYVGNALAELASGSTWMWIIIGTFMGIIVGAIPGFTSSMATGILLPVTFALTPVNALVFLISVYIATIYGGSITAILLNTPGAPESSASTFDGYQMTLKGQGCEALGVAFCSSACGGLISYVFMIFAMIPIARMAVKIGPTEMFLIALMGVSILAVLSSSANVPKTLLSGFVGLLIGTMGMTPTGEWRATFGSIYLAEGVQVVPAIIGFFAMSEVLSMVGKEFIVNKDAKTKTSVKKIVKGMGMALRHPKTIITCGLMGMVIGAIPAAGGTVAAFTAYGMTKKSSKHGNEFGTGYPEGVVAPEAANNACTGGALMTTLALGVPGSSTCAILLGALSIQGLTPGPTLVRDQMPMVYVLILAAILSQVIMLVMAIGAGFGLTNLLDIPTKILAPCIMVFCIAGSFACRNAMFDVFLMFAFGLVGYLMKQFDFSLPGIVLGIVLGGIADNQLIRANQLFGSETLKAIFTRPVSLVLVIVIVFSVVWPYVQPLLKKKKNS, from the coding sequence ATGGCAGAAATCGCAACATATGTGGGAAACGCCTTGGCAGAGCTTGCCAGCGGCAGCACCTGGATGTGGATCATTATCGGCACCTTCATGGGCATCATTGTGGGCGCCATCCCCGGATTCACCTCCAGCATGGCCACCGGCATCCTGCTCCCGGTCACCTTTGCCTTGACACCGGTGAACGCACTGGTGTTTCTGATCTCCGTGTACATTGCCACTATCTATGGCGGCAGCATCACGGCCATCCTGCTCAACACCCCGGGCGCTCCGGAATCTTCCGCCTCCACCTTTGACGGCTATCAGATGACCCTGAAGGGCCAGGGCTGTGAGGCGTTGGGCGTGGCCTTCTGTTCGTCGGCCTGCGGCGGACTCATCAGCTATGTTTTCATGATCTTCGCCATGATCCCCATCGCCCGTATGGCGGTGAAGATCGGGCCCACGGAGATGTTCCTCATCGCGCTGATGGGCGTGAGCATCCTGGCGGTGCTCTCCTCCAGCGCCAACGTGCCCAAAACGCTGCTCTCCGGTTTTGTGGGGCTGTTGATCGGCACCATGGGCATGACGCCCACCGGCGAATGGCGGGCCACCTTCGGTTCCATCTACCTGGCCGAGGGCGTCCAGGTGGTGCCGGCCATCATCGGCTTTTTCGCCATGTCTGAGGTGCTCAGCATGGTGGGCAAGGAATTTATCGTCAATAAGGACGCCAAGACAAAAACCAGCGTAAAAAAGATTGTAAAAGGTATGGGAATGGCTCTGCGCCATCCCAAAACCATTATCACCTGCGGTCTGATGGGCATGGTCATCGGTGCCATTCCTGCCGCCGGCGGCACGGTGGCCGCCTTTACCGCCTACGGCATGACCAAGAAGTCCTCCAAGCACGGCAACGAATTCGGCACCGGCTATCCCGAGGGCGTGGTGGCTCCGGAGGCCGCCAACAACGCCTGCACCGGCGGCGCGCTGATGACTACCCTGGCCCTGGGCGTCCCGGGCAGCTCCACCTGCGCCATTTTGCTGGGCGCGCTGAGCATCCAGGGCCTGACGCCTGGCCCTACATTAGTGCGGGACCAGATGCCCATGGTGTACGTACTGATCCTGGCAGCTATTTTGTCCCAGGTCATCATGCTGGTCATGGCCATCGGCGCGGGCTTCGGCCTCACCAATCTGCTGGATATCCCCACCAAGATTCTGGCCCCCTGCATCATGGTGTTCTGCATCGCCGGCTCCTTTGCCTGCCGCAACGCCATGTTTGATGTGTTTTTGATGTTCGCCTTCGGCTTGGTGGGTTATTTGATGAAGCAGTTTGACTTCTCGCTGCCGGGTATTGTGCTGGGCATCGTCTTGGGCGGCATAGCGGACAACCAGCTGATCCGGGCCAACCAGCTCTTCGGCTCGGAGACACTTAAGGCCATCTTCACCCGTCCTGTCTCCCTGGTACTGGTGATCGTCATTGTGTTCAGCGTGGTGTGGCCCTATGTGCAGCCGCTGTTGAAGAAGAAAAAGAATTCATAA
- a CDS encoding tripartite tricarboxylate transporter TctB family protein, protein MFRIKTKTGQVEISKEIIVVLLMDVFAAAYAVAARGLSSASLMFPGFLLAGILIFSIMCIKQSIHFRREAPAEADGEEIGFGITGKLVAFVLLVLATLLCFNFLGAVLCIFLFLLASMVILGVRSKLLLVLIPVVMDTFVYLVFKVWLAVPLPAGLLTFLK, encoded by the coding sequence ATGTTTAGAATCAAGACAAAAACCGGCCAGGTGGAGATTTCCAAGGAAATCATTGTGGTTTTGCTGATGGATGTCTTTGCCGCCGCCTATGCTGTCGCCGCCCGGGGGTTGTCCTCCGCGTCGCTGATGTTCCCCGGCTTTTTGCTGGCGGGCATCCTGATCTTCAGCATTATGTGCATCAAGCAGTCCATCCACTTCCGCCGGGAAGCCCCGGCGGAAGCGGATGGAGAGGAAATCGGGTTTGGCATCACGGGAAAGTTGGTGGCCTTTGTGCTGCTGGTGTTGGCCACGCTGCTGTGCTTCAACTTCCTGGGCGCAGTGCTGTGCATCTTCCTGTTCCTGCTGGCCTCCATGGTGATCCTTGGCGTGCGCAGCAAGCTGTTGCTGGTGCTGATCCCCGTGGTAATGGATACTTTTGTGTATCTGGTGTTTAAAGTGTGGCTGGCGGTTCCCCTGCCCGCCGGACTGCTGACGTTTCTGAAGTAA